The Candidatus Roizmanbacteria bacterium CG_4_9_14_0_2_um_filter_38_17 sequence CGCTTTCAAAGACGCTCAAAAAAGCAAAATGAAAATTGCAATCAAGGTGATTGATATATTCGGCAACGACACGACCAAGGTTATTGAGGTGAATATTTAATCCTATGGAAACAACAAAAATAGCATTATTTAAAGGCAAAAAAATTAGAAAAAAGCTATTTCAAAATGAGTGGTGGTTTTCAATTTTGGATGTTATCACAGTACTTACAGATAGTCCTCAGTCTAAAACGTATTGGGCAAAAATGAAAGAACGTGATATAGAAATGTCCCAACCGTTCCCATTTTGGGAACAGTTGAAACTTCCCGCAGAAGATGGAAAAATGCGTAAAACTGATTGTGCCGATACCGAGGGAATTTTTCGCATTATTCAATCTATCCCATCGTCTAAAGCTGAACCATTTAAGAGATGGCTGGCAAAAGTAGGGTTTGAACGAGTTAAAGAAATAGAAAATCCCGAACTGGCAACAAAAAGAACTAGGATACTTTACAAACTCAAAGGGTACCCAGACGATTGGATAGAAAAAAGAATGCGTGGTATTGCAATTCGGGAGGAATTAACAGATGAGTGGCAAAAAAGAGGTGCGAGAGAACAAAGGGATTATGAAATATTGACAGCGGAAATTTCTAAGGCTACTTTTGGTATAACTCCGAGTGAATACAAGAAAGTAAAAGGCTTAAAACGAGAAAACTTGCGAGATCATATGGATGATTTCGAACTTATTTTTACTATGCTGGGTGAAAGGTCAACCACAGAAATTCACCGCAATGAGGATTCCAAAGGTGTTAATAAGTTGAAAGATGATGCAAGAGTTGGTGGAAAAATTGCAGGGAACGCCCGAAAAGAGCTGGAAAATAAACTTGGACGATCAATTGTTTCAAAAAAAAACTATTTACCAACAAAGAAAGGCAAGAAAAAACTTACATAAAACGCTATGGCATTACACAAAAATTTTCCAAAAGACAAATTTCAAATACTTAATCCGTCAATCAGGTGGTTTCCGGCAGATGAAGATTTACGCAAAGAGGGTTATGAAAAACTTTTACCTCCTTTTGTACCAGAACTGCGAGAGCGTGTTGCCGAATGGCGAAAAAAAAATTATGAAGGCGCAAGCGAAACCTCAAAAGCTCTTTTAAATTGGTGGTTTAAAGAATTGCACACAATTTATGCCAAAGACGGCACGAGCGTTGCATTCCAGTATTATTTTGCCCAAAGAGAAGCGGTAGAAACGGTTATTTGGATTTATGATGTTGAAAAAGTCGTCAATAAATACGATTTGATTAAGTTTGATAAATTAGGACGAGTAAGCCCGAATATGTTTACCGAGGACTGGCTCCGCTTTGTGATAAAAATGGCAACCGGAAGCGGAAAAACAAAAGTCATGAGTTTGCTTTTGGCTTGGTCGTATTTTCATAAACTTTATGAGGAAAATTCAGAACTGGCCAAAAATTTTTTGCTTATCACCCCAAACATCATTGTTTTGGATAGAATAAAAGCTGATTTTGAAGGATTAAAAATATTTTATGAAGATCCGATTTTGCCTGACAACGGTTATGGCGGACAAAGCTGGCAGGACGATTTTCAAATAAAACTGCATTTACAGGATGAAGTCGGCACGATTTCAAAATTGGGAAATATTTTTCTGACCAATATTCATAGAGTTTATGAAGGCAGTATCTTTGAGCCAAGTTTTGAAGATGATGATACATCGGATTATTTTTTGGGTG is a genomic window containing:
- a CDS encoding DNA methyltransferase, translated to AFKDAQKSKMKIAIKVIDIFGNDTTKVIEVNI
- a CDS encoding phage antirepressor protein translates to METTKIALFKGKKIRKKLFQNEWWFSILDVITVLTDSPQSKTYWAKMKERDIEMSQPFPFWEQLKLPAEDGKMRKTDCADTEGIFRIIQSIPSSKAEPFKRWLAKVGFERVKEIENPELATKRTRILYKLKGYPDDWIEKRMRGIAIREELTDEWQKRGAREQRDYEILTAEISKATFGITPSEYKKVKGLKRENLRDHMDDFELIFTMLGERSTTEIHRNEDSKGVNKLKDDARVGGKIAGNARKELENKLGRSIVSKKNYLPTKKGKKKLT